Sequence from the Saccharopolyspora pogona genome:
CCGGCGTCCGGTTGCTGCCCAACGCGATCACCGTGCTGGCGATGTGCGCCGGGCTGTCCGCGGTCCAGTTCGCGCTCAACGGCCAGCTCACCGGCGCGATCGCGGCCGTCGCGGTCGCGGCCGTGCTCGACGGCCTGGACGGGCGGATCGCCCGGCTGCTCGACGCCACCTCCAAGATGGGCGCCGAACTCGACTCGCTGTCCGACGCGATGTCGTTCGGAGTCGCCCCGGCGTTGACGCTGTACGCATGGCAGCTGCAGGACAACCGGGCCGGCTGGATCGTCGCGCTGATCTTCGCGGTGTGCATGGTGCTTCGCCTGGCGCGGTTCAACACCCTGCTCGACGACACCGACCAGCCCCCTTACACCAAAGAGTTCTTCGTCGGGGTGCCCGCCCCGGCCGCCGGGCTGCTCGGGCTGCTGCCACTCGTCCTGACCGCGCACTTCGGCTACCCGGGTTGGTGGGCGAGCCAGAACGTGGTGATGGTCTGGATGGTGCTGATCGCGGCGCTGATGGTCAGCCGCGTTCCAACGCTGTCGCTG
This genomic interval carries:
- the pssA gene encoding CDP-diacylglycerol--serine O-phosphatidyltransferase, with the translated sequence MSMHTAPGVRLLPNAITVLAMCAGLSAVQFALNGQLTGAIAAVAVAAVLDGLDGRIARLLDATSKMGAELDSLSDAMSFGVAPALTLYAWQLQDNRAGWIVALIFAVCMVLRLARFNTLLDDTDQPPYTKEFFVGVPAPAAGLLGLLPLVLTAHFGYPGWWASQNVVMVWMVLIAALMVSRVPTLSLKTVKVPPRAAAPLLVLVALLAAAIIMFPLISLAIAMVLYLLHVPYAVYRHNWLAKHPEAWSAPPRERRAIRRRTQRRLGLRPPLRRRVAGAARRVRLPRRHSHPDGPRRSWRRLELRRSRNDGAPR